Proteins from one Mycobacterium adipatum genomic window:
- a CDS encoding class I SAM-dependent methyltransferase, giving the protein MAVDEGKLQAFLNKAVGDLGASMSATLVLIGDELGLYAALAEGRCTPAELAARTGTVERYVREWLANQAAGGYVEYESATGTYFLSEEQALCLADPDGPVDLPGGYAVVEDLFHVKSRAVQNFRSGAGMEWGDHHPCLFGGTERFFRAGYRAHLLDSWLPALDGVVDKLAAGAKVADIGCGHGVTTILMAQAFPESQFVGIDYHDASIATAREHAAQAGVANASFEVADATGYQGGDYDLIAFFDCLHDMADPAGAASHARRSLKPDGHCMLVEPFAGDTVADNLNPVGRVFYGASSLICVPVSLAQQGPALGAQAGERRLAQVLVDDAGFTRFRRVAETPFNLVFEARP; this is encoded by the coding sequence ATGGCCGTCGACGAGGGCAAACTCCAAGCGTTTCTGAACAAGGCGGTGGGTGATCTCGGGGCGTCGATGAGCGCCACCCTGGTGCTGATCGGTGACGAACTCGGGCTGTACGCGGCGCTGGCCGAGGGGCGCTGCACACCGGCCGAGTTGGCCGCCCGTACCGGCACCGTCGAGCGATACGTACGCGAGTGGCTGGCCAATCAGGCCGCCGGCGGTTACGTGGAGTACGAAAGCGCCACGGGGACCTACTTCCTCTCCGAGGAGCAGGCACTGTGCCTGGCCGACCCGGACGGGCCGGTGGACCTACCCGGCGGCTATGCGGTGGTCGAGGACCTGTTTCACGTCAAGTCGCGCGCGGTGCAGAACTTTCGCAGCGGCGCGGGGATGGAGTGGGGAGATCACCATCCCTGCCTGTTCGGCGGGACCGAACGCTTCTTCCGGGCCGGCTACCGTGCCCACTTGTTGGACTCCTGGCTGCCCGCGCTCGACGGTGTCGTCGACAAGCTCGCCGCCGGGGCGAAGGTGGCCGATATCGGGTGTGGGCACGGGGTCACCACAATTCTGATGGCACAGGCCTTTCCGGAGTCGCAGTTCGTCGGCATCGACTATCACGACGCCTCGATCGCGACGGCCCGGGAGCACGCCGCGCAGGCCGGGGTTGCCAACGCGTCCTTCGAGGTGGCCGACGCGACCGGTTATCAGGGCGGTGACTACGACCTGATCGCCTTCTTCGACTGCCTGCACGATATGGCGGATCCCGCCGGAGCCGCGAGCCACGCGCGCCGGTCACTGAAACCCGACGGCCACTGCATGCTGGTGGAGCCGTTCGCCGGCGACACCGTGGCCGACAACCTCAACCCGGTGGGCCGGGTGTTCTACGGAGCGTCCTCGCTCATCTGCGTGCCGGTATCGCTGGCACAGCAGGGCCCGGCGCTCGGCGCGCAGGCGGGGGAGCGCCGACTGGCCCAAGTGCTGGTCGACGATGCCGGCTTCACCCGGTTCCGCCGCGTCGCCGAGACCCCGTTCAACCTGGTCTTCGAGGCACGGCCCTGA
- the urtA gene encoding urea ABC transporter substrate-binding protein — MRLPRPMFNRSVLLAGSVVVTTSMLLAACGSKASETEASSAESCVDTSGSTVKVGSLNSLSGTMAISEVTVRDAIKLAVDEINAAGGVLDKQIQIVGEDGASEPTVFAEKAEKLISSDCVAAVFGGWTSSSRKAMLPVFESNNALLYYPVQYEGLESSKNIFYTGATTNQQIVPALDYLKEKGTKSLYLVGSDYVFPQTANRIIKAYAAANGMEIKGEDYTPLGSTDFSTIVNKVRTADADAVFNTLNGDSNVAFFREYKNVGLTPQAMPVVSVSIAEEEVGGIGVQNITDQLTAWNYYQTIDTPVNNAFVAAYKKAYGENKPTSDPMEAAYVSVYLWKNTVEKAGSFDVKAIQENAGGVSFDAPEGKVTIDGENNHITKTARIGEIKPDGLIYTVWESAGPIEPDPYLKSYPWAAGLSG; from the coding sequence ATGCGACTCCCCCGCCCGATGTTCAACAGGTCAGTTCTGCTAGCGGGGAGCGTCGTGGTCACCACCTCGATGCTGCTCGCTGCCTGCGGTAGCAAGGCCAGCGAGACCGAAGCGTCCAGCGCCGAATCGTGCGTCGACACCTCGGGTTCCACCGTCAAGGTCGGCTCGCTGAACTCCCTGTCGGGCACCATGGCCATCTCCGAGGTCACCGTGCGCGACGCCATCAAGCTCGCCGTCGACGAGATCAACGCCGCCGGTGGCGTGTTGGACAAGCAGATCCAGATCGTCGGCGAGGACGGCGCCTCCGAACCCACCGTGTTCGCCGAGAAGGCCGAGAAGCTGATCAGCAGTGACTGTGTCGCAGCCGTTTTCGGTGGTTGGACCTCTTCGAGTCGCAAGGCCATGCTGCCGGTCTTCGAGAGCAACAACGCGCTGCTCTACTACCCCGTGCAGTACGAGGGCCTGGAGTCGAGCAAGAACATCTTCTACACCGGGGCGACCACCAACCAGCAGATCGTGCCCGCGCTGGACTACCTGAAGGAAAAGGGCACCAAGTCGCTCTACCTGGTGGGCAGTGACTACGTCTTCCCGCAGACCGCCAATCGCATCATCAAGGCGTACGCAGCGGCCAACGGGATGGAGATCAAGGGCGAGGACTACACGCCGCTGGGCTCGACCGACTTCTCCACCATCGTCAACAAGGTCCGCACGGCCGACGCCGACGCGGTGTTCAACACCCTCAACGGTGACTCCAACGTGGCGTTCTTCCGCGAGTACAAGAACGTCGGGCTCACCCCGCAGGCGATGCCGGTGGTCTCGGTGTCCATCGCCGAAGAGGAGGTCGGTGGTATCGGCGTGCAGAACATCACCGATCAGCTGACCGCGTGGAACTACTACCAGACCATCGACACCCCGGTGAACAACGCGTTCGTGGCCGCTTACAAGAAGGCCTACGGCGAGAACAAGCCGACCTCGGACCCGATGGAGGCCGCCTACGTCTCGGTGTACCTGTGGAAGAACACCGTCGAGAAGGCCGGATCGTTCGACGTCAAGGCCATTCAGGAGAACGCAGGCGGGGTCAGCTTCGACGCCCCCGAGGGCAAGGTGACCATCGACGGCGAGAACAACCACATCACCAAGACGGCGCGCATCGGCGAGATCAAGCCCGATGGTCTCATCTACACGGTGTGGGAGTCCGCCGGCCCGATCGAGCCGGACCCGTACCTGAAGTCCTACCCGTGGGCCGCCGGGCTGTCGGGATAA
- the urtB gene encoding urea ABC transporter permease subunit UrtB: MDVLIGQLATGLSLGSILLLAALGLSLTFGQMGVINMAHGEFIMAGCYTAYVVQQAVSNTGASLLISLVVGFLVGGAMGVLLEVTLIQRMYDRPLDTLLVTFGVGLILQQIARDIFGAPAVNVVAPEWLSGGVEILGAVVPKTRIFILVLAAVAVVALAAALKASPMGRRIRAVVQNRDLAETSGISSRRTDITTFFIGSGLAGVAGVALTLIGSTSPTTGQSYLIDAFLVVVVGGLGQIKGTVIAALGIGFLNSFIEYNTTASLAKVILFVIIVFFLQVRPQGLFTVRTRSLV; encoded by the coding sequence GTGGATGTCCTGATCGGACAGCTGGCAACAGGATTGAGCCTCGGCTCGATCCTGTTGCTCGCTGCACTCGGACTCTCACTGACCTTCGGTCAGATGGGTGTCATCAACATGGCACACGGCGAGTTCATCATGGCCGGCTGCTACACCGCCTACGTGGTTCAGCAGGCCGTCTCGAATACCGGTGCCTCACTGCTGATCTCATTGGTCGTCGGTTTCCTGGTCGGCGGAGCCATGGGTGTGCTGCTGGAAGTCACGCTGATCCAGCGGATGTATGACCGGCCGCTGGACACCCTGCTGGTCACCTTCGGTGTCGGCCTGATCCTGCAGCAGATCGCCCGCGACATCTTCGGCGCCCCGGCGGTGAACGTCGTGGCACCGGAATGGCTCTCCGGAGGTGTGGAGATCCTGGGCGCGGTGGTGCCCAAGACCCGCATCTTCATCCTGGTGCTCGCGGCGGTGGCCGTGGTGGCCCTGGCCGCCGCACTCAAGGCCAGTCCGATGGGCCGGCGCATCCGCGCGGTCGTGCAGAACCGCGACCTGGCCGAGACCAGCGGAATCTCCTCGCGGCGAACCGATATCACCACGTTCTTCATCGGTTCCGGGCTGGCCGGGGTGGCCGGGGTGGCACTCACTCTGATCGGCTCGACCAGCCCGACCACCGGGCAGAGTTATCTGATCGATGCCTTCCTGGTCGTGGTGGTGGGCGGTCTGGGGCAGATCAAGGGCACCGTCATCGCCGCGCTCGGGATCGGCTTCCTGAACTCGTTCATCGAGTACAACACCACGGCCTCGCTGGCCAAGGTGATTCTGTTCGTGATCATCGTGTTCTTCCTGCAGGTGCGCCCGCAGGGCCTGTTCACGGTTCGAACGAGGAGTCTGGTGTGA
- the urtC gene encoding urea ABC transporter permease subunit UrtC, translating into MKHLIGRWQTWAGFGVGAIVLFGLAPAVLSDFRLGLFAKFLCFAIVAVGIGLAWGRGGMLVLGQGVFFGLGGYIMGMHLKISDAALTNQDVPDFMQIAGVRELPGYWQPFASPVVTLVAIVVIPTGIAALLGLGVFKRRVKGAYFAILSQALAAALAILLIGQTSVGGSNGLTNFRTFFGFSLKDPVNKQMLYFIAAAVLLLSVAVARQLMQSRYGELLVAVRDGEERVRFLGYDPANIKVVAYVVAALFASIAGALFAPIVGFIAPSQVGILPSIAFLIGVAIGGRTTLLGPVLGAIGVAWAQTLLSERFPSEWTYAQGALFIIVVGFFPAGLAGLGVFLRRRKGKPDVGDGPAPDPASLPDPDPEPEKAGATA; encoded by the coding sequence GTGAAACACCTCATCGGTCGTTGGCAGACGTGGGCCGGCTTCGGCGTCGGCGCCATCGTGTTGTTCGGTCTCGCTCCCGCCGTCCTGTCCGATTTCCGGCTGGGCCTGTTCGCGAAGTTCCTGTGCTTCGCGATCGTCGCCGTCGGCATCGGATTGGCCTGGGGCCGAGGCGGAATGCTGGTGCTGGGCCAGGGCGTGTTCTTCGGGCTCGGCGGCTACATCATGGGCATGCACCTGAAGATCTCCGACGCGGCCCTGACCAACCAAGACGTCCCGGACTTCATGCAGATCGCCGGTGTGCGGGAACTGCCCGGCTACTGGCAACCGTTCGCCTCGCCGGTGGTCACGCTGGTGGCCATCGTGGTGATCCCCACCGGCATCGCCGCACTGCTGGGCCTGGGCGTGTTCAAACGCCGGGTCAAGGGCGCCTATTTCGCGATCCTGTCGCAGGCGCTGGCCGCCGCCTTGGCCATCTTGCTGATCGGGCAGACCAGCGTCGGAGGCAGCAACGGGCTGACCAACTTCCGCACCTTCTTCGGGTTCTCGCTCAAGGACCCGGTGAACAAGCAGATGCTGTACTTCATCGCCGCCGCGGTGCTCCTGCTCTCGGTGGCGGTGGCACGGCAGCTGATGCAGAGTCGCTACGGGGAACTGCTCGTCGCCGTGCGCGACGGTGAGGAGCGGGTGCGCTTCCTGGGCTACGACCCGGCCAATATCAAGGTCGTCGCCTACGTGGTCGCCGCGCTGTTCGCCAGCATCGCCGGGGCGCTGTTCGCCCCGATCGTCGGGTTCATCGCACCGTCACAGGTCGGCATCCTGCCCTCGATCGCCTTCCTGATCGGAGTGGCCATCGGCGGGCGCACCACGCTGCTCGGCCCGGTGCTCGGCGCCATCGGGGTGGCGTGGGCGCAGACGCTGCTCTCGGAACGCTTTCCGTCGGAGTGGACCTACGCCCAAGGCGCCTTGTTCATCATCGTCGTCGGGTTCTTCCCGGCCGGCCTGGCCGGGCTCGGGGTGTTCCTGCGCCGCCGCAAGGGCAAGCCGGACGTCGGCGACGGACCGGCGCCCGATCCGGCGTCGCTGCCCGATCCCGACCCGGAACCAGAGAAGGCCGGAGCCACCGCATGA
- the urtD gene encoding urea ABC transporter ATP-binding protein UrtD: MTELETEVHPEPAAGGNAGMGTQYLEVRGLTVDFDGFKAVSDVDLTLFQGDLRFLIGPNGAGKTTVIDAITGLVPATGSVSKSGQELLGKKVHQIARRGVGRTFQTATVFEQLTVLQNLDIAAGAGRSAWALLRRRSGILPAIEEALETTGLADLADKPAGVLAHGQKQWLEIGMLLVQNADVLLLDEPVAGMSHEEREETGNLLRRIGGERTVVVVEHDMDFMRAFATSVTVLARGQVIAEGTVAEVQANPRVQEVYLGTAAAGTDDLKEES, translated from the coding sequence ATGACAGAGCTCGAGACCGAGGTCCATCCCGAACCCGCCGCCGGCGGCAACGCCGGGATGGGCACCCAGTACCTGGAAGTCCGCGGGCTCACCGTGGATTTCGACGGCTTCAAGGCCGTCAGCGATGTGGACCTGACCCTGTTCCAGGGTGACCTGCGCTTCCTGATCGGCCCCAACGGCGCCGGGAAGACCACCGTCATCGACGCGATCACCGGGCTGGTGCCCGCCACCGGATCGGTGAGCAAGTCCGGACAGGAACTGCTGGGCAAGAAGGTCCACCAGATCGCCCGCCGCGGGGTGGGACGCACCTTCCAGACCGCGACGGTGTTCGAGCAACTCACCGTGCTGCAGAATCTGGACATCGCCGCGGGTGCCGGAAGGTCCGCCTGGGCGCTGCTGCGGCGTCGCTCCGGAATTCTGCCCGCGATCGAAGAAGCCCTTGAGACAACCGGTCTCGCGGATCTGGCCGACAAGCCGGCAGGCGTGCTGGCACACGGCCAGAAACAGTGGCTGGAGATCGGCATGCTGCTGGTGCAGAACGCCGATGTGCTGCTGCTCGACGAACCGGTCGCCGGCATGAGCCACGAGGAACGCGAAGAGACCGGAAACCTGCTGCGCCGCATCGGCGGTGAGCGCACCGTGGTGGTCGTCGAGCACGATATGGACTTCATGCGCGCGTTCGCGACGTCGGTGACGGTGCTGGCCCGCGGTCAGGTGATCGCCGAGGGCACGGTGGCCGAGGTCCAGGCCAATCCGCGGGTGCAGGAGGTCTACCTGGGTACCGCGGCGGCCGGCACCGATGATCTGAAAGAGGAATCCTGA
- the urtE gene encoding urea ABC transporter ATP-binding subunit UrtE: MLELVDVRTGYGRSEVIHGASLEVPADGVAAVMGHNGAGKTTLLRAAVGLLKCSAGKVLFDGEDITKLRPSARVAKGLAYVPQGQQSFGQLTTAENLQVVADGRKNAKSLIDEQLDLFPALKELLTRRAGLLSGGQRQQLAIARALITTPKCLILDEPTEGIQPSVVAEIEAAITALTARGDLGVLLVEQHIGFALESAQRYYILEAGRVTSSGTGGSASEAEVRAAMAI; this comes from the coding sequence ATGCTCGAACTCGTCGACGTGCGGACCGGCTACGGCCGCTCCGAGGTCATCCACGGGGCCAGCCTGGAGGTGCCCGCCGACGGGGTGGCCGCGGTCATGGGCCACAACGGGGCGGGCAAGACCACCCTGTTGCGTGCCGCGGTCGGGCTCCTGAAATGCAGTGCCGGAAAGGTACTTTTCGACGGTGAGGACATCACCAAACTGCGGCCCAGCGCCCGGGTGGCCAAGGGGCTGGCCTATGTGCCGCAGGGCCAGCAGTCCTTCGGTCAGCTCACCACCGCGGAGAACCTCCAGGTGGTGGCCGACGGACGCAAGAACGCCAAATCGCTGATCGACGAGCAGCTCGACCTGTTCCCGGCCCTCAAGGAACTGCTCACCCGCCGGGCCGGGCTGCTCTCCGGCGGGCAGCGTCAGCAACTGGCGATCGCGCGCGCCCTGATCACCACCCCGAAATGCCTGATCCTCGACGAACCGACCGAGGGCATCCAGCCGTCGGTGGTGGCCGAGATCGAGGCCGCGATCACCGCGCTGACCGCTCGCGGGGATCTCGGGGTGCTGCTGGTCGAGCAGCACATCGGTTTCGCGCTGGAGTCGGCGCAGCGCTACTACATCCTGGAGGCCGGCCGGGTGACCTCCAGCGGCACCGGCGGCTCCGCGTCGGAGGCCGAGGTCCGTGCGGCGATGGCTATCTAA
- the dtd gene encoding D-aminoacyl-tRNA deacylase: MRVLVQRVTSARVVVGGQTVGRIEPAGQGLLALVGITHTDDEALATKMAEKLWRLRILDDERAAADTGAPILVVSQFTLYANTVKGRRPSWNAAAPRPVAEPLIDAFADALRALGAPVATGVFGAHMAVELVNDGPVTVLLEL; the protein is encoded by the coding sequence ATGCGAGTTCTGGTGCAACGGGTGACATCGGCGCGGGTGGTGGTCGGCGGGCAGACCGTGGGGCGGATCGAGCCGGCCGGGCAGGGACTGCTCGCACTGGTCGGCATCACCCACACCGACGACGAGGCGCTGGCCACCAAGATGGCCGAAAAGCTCTGGCGGCTCCGCATTCTCGACGACGAGCGGGCGGCCGCCGACACCGGCGCGCCGATCCTGGTGGTCAGCCAGTTCACCCTGTACGCCAACACCGTCAAGGGCCGCCGCCCGTCCTGGAACGCCGCCGCACCGCGTCCGGTCGCCGAGCCGCTCATCGATGCGTTCGCCGACGCGCTGCGCGCGCTCGGTGCGCCGGTGGCCACCGGGGTCTTCGGGGCGCACATGGCGGTCGAGCTCGTCAACGACGGCCCGGTGACCGTGCTGCTGGAGCTTTAG
- the hisS gene encoding histidine--tRNA ligase, with protein MADFKAPKGVPDYFPPDSAAFVAVRDGLLAAARRAGYGDIELPIFEDTALFARGVGESTDVVSKEMYTFADRGERSVTLRPEGTAGVMRAVIEHGLDRGPLPVKLCYAGPFFRYERPQAGRYRQLQQVGVEAIGVDDPALDAEVIAVADGGFRSLGLDGFRLEITSLGDETCRPRYRELLQEFLFTLDLDEDTRRRAEINPLRVLDDKRPAVREMTADAPLMLDHLSDAAKAHFETVLAHLDALGVPYVVNPRMVRGLDYYTKTTFEFVHDGLGAQSGIGGGGRYDGLMGQLGGQDLSGIGFGLGVDRTLLALAAEGKTVGAANRVDVYGVALGETAKLELAKLAATLRANGIRVDLAYGDRSLKASMRGADRSGAVLALVAGDRDIDAGTVGVKDLGSGEQVDIAIDAVAAEVLRRLS; from the coding sequence GTGGCTGATTTCAAGGCGCCCAAGGGTGTACCCGACTACTTTCCGCCCGACTCCGCGGCCTTCGTCGCGGTGCGCGACGGCTTGCTCGCCGCCGCCCGGCGGGCCGGGTACGGCGATATCGAGTTGCCGATCTTCGAGGACACCGCGTTGTTCGCCCGCGGCGTCGGCGAATCCACCGATGTGGTGAGCAAGGAGATGTACACCTTCGCCGACCGCGGTGAGCGTTCGGTGACGCTGCGTCCGGAGGGCACCGCCGGTGTCATGCGGGCGGTCATCGAGCATGGGCTCGACCGCGGGCCGCTGCCGGTCAAGCTGTGCTACGCCGGGCCGTTCTTCCGCTACGAACGGCCGCAGGCCGGCCGCTACCGACAGCTGCAACAGGTCGGGGTGGAGGCCATCGGGGTGGACGATCCCGCCCTGGACGCCGAGGTCATCGCCGTGGCCGACGGCGGGTTCCGGTCCCTCGGGCTGGATGGTTTCCGGCTGGAGATCACCTCACTGGGTGACGAGACCTGCCGGCCCCGGTACCGGGAGTTGCTGCAGGAGTTCCTGTTCACCCTCGACCTCGACGAGGACACCCGACGACGCGCGGAGATCAATCCGCTGCGGGTGCTCGACGACAAGCGTCCCGCGGTGCGCGAGATGACCGCCGACGCCCCGCTGATGCTCGATCACCTCTCCGACGCCGCCAAGGCGCACTTCGAGACCGTGCTGGCCCACCTGGACGCGCTCGGGGTGCCCTATGTGGTGAACCCGCGGATGGTGCGTGGGCTGGATTACTACACGAAGACCACCTTCGAGTTCGTGCACGACGGCCTGGGTGCGCAGTCCGGTATCGGCGGCGGTGGTCGGTACGACGGGCTGATGGGTCAGCTCGGTGGGCAGGATCTGTCCGGTATCGGGTTCGGCCTCGGGGTGGACCGCACCCTGCTGGCCCTGGCGGCCGAGGGCAAGACCGTGGGCGCCGCCAACCGGGTGGACGTGTACGGCGTGGCGCTGGGGGAGACGGCCAAGCTCGAACTGGCGAAGCTGGCCGCCACCCTGCGCGCCAACGGTATTCGGGTGGATCTGGCCTATGGCGATCGCAGTCTGAAGGCCTCGATGCGCGGCGCGGACCGCTCGGGTGCCGTGCTCGCCCTGGTGGCCGGGGACCGCGATATCGACGCGGGCACGGTGGGGGTCAAAGACCTCGGCAGCGGTGAGCAGGTCGACATCGCGATCGACGCGGTGGCCGCGGAGGTGCTGCGCCGTCTGAGTTAG
- a CDS encoding MBL fold metallo-hydrolase: MLITGFPAGVLACNCYVLAPHAGADAVIVDPGQSAFGRLRTILDEHRLTPAAVLLTHGHLDHMWSAQKVADTYGCPVFIHPQDRVMLTDPIKGIGPRLGQLALGALFREPRQVVELEHDAQLLDVGGMAVTVDHTPGHTLGSVCFRAPGLCFTGDTLFKGSVGRTDLFGGSGRDLMNSLVTKLMVLDDDTVVLPGHGPRSTIGFERRTNPFLEGLTL, translated from the coding sequence GTGTTGATCACCGGATTCCCGGCGGGGGTGCTGGCGTGCAATTGCTATGTGCTGGCACCGCACGCCGGGGCCGACGCCGTCATCGTCGACCCCGGCCAGTCGGCCTTCGGCCGGCTGCGCACGATCCTCGACGAGCACCGGCTCACCCCGGCGGCGGTCCTGCTGACCCACGGACACCTCGATCACATGTGGTCGGCGCAGAAGGTGGCCGACACCTACGGCTGCCCGGTGTTCATCCATCCGCAGGACCGGGTGATGTTGACCGACCCGATCAAGGGCATCGGACCGCGACTCGGTCAGCTGGCGCTGGGCGCGCTGTTCCGTGAGCCGCGTCAGGTCGTCGAACTGGAGCACGATGCCCAGCTGCTCGACGTCGGCGGGATGGCTGTGACCGTCGACCACACCCCGGGCCACACGCTGGGCTCGGTGTGTTTCCGGGCTCCGGGTCTGTGCTTCACCGGTGACACTCTGTTCAAGGGGTCGGTGGGCCGCACCGACCTGTTCGGCGGCAGCGGGCGGGATCTGATGAACTCACTCGTGACAAAACTGATGGTGCTCGACGATGACACCGTGGTACTCCCCGGGCACGGCCCGCGGTCCACGATCGGATTCGAGCGCCGCACCAACCCCTTTCTCGAAGGTCTGACTCTGTGA
- a CDS encoding peptidylprolyl isomerase, with the protein MPTNEQRRAAAKRKLERQLERREQRAKRARLITIIASVTGVLVVVGAVVATVIITNKDSANTASASTTTSADPGAPQPAADGKLPPFAAPAGLGQDCQYPAAGEASRKVNPPRTGKIPMDEAEISVSMATDQGNIGLMLNNAQAPCTANSFASLAGQGYFNDTPCHRLTTSDSLSVLQCGDPTGQGTGGPGYEFANEYPTNQYQPDNPALQQPVLYPRGTLAMANAGPGTNGSQFFLVYKDSQLPPNYTVFGTIDETGLATLDKIAGAGVEGGGQDGPPATKVQVKTIQLD; encoded by the coding sequence GTGCCGACCAACGAACAGCGACGGGCAGCGGCCAAGCGCAAGCTCGAACGTCAGCTCGAACGCCGAGAGCAGCGGGCCAAGCGGGCGCGCCTGATCACGATCATCGCCTCGGTGACCGGCGTGCTCGTGGTGGTCGGCGCGGTGGTGGCCACCGTCATCATCACCAACAAGGACTCCGCGAACACCGCGTCCGCCTCGACGACCACCAGCGCAGACCCCGGCGCCCCGCAACCCGCCGCGGACGGCAAGCTGCCCCCGTTCGCGGCGCCGGCCGGCCTCGGCCAGGACTGCCAGTACCCGGCCGCGGGCGAGGCCAGCCGCAAGGTCAACCCGCCGCGCACCGGAAAGATCCCGATGGACGAGGCGGAGATCAGCGTCAGCATGGCCACCGATCAGGGCAATATCGGCCTGATGCTGAACAACGCGCAGGCGCCGTGCACCGCGAACAGCTTCGCCAGCCTGGCCGGGCAGGGCTACTTCAACGACACCCCCTGCCACCGGCTGACGACCAGCGACAGCCTGTCGGTTCTGCAGTGCGGTGACCCCACCGGCCAGGGCACCGGCGGCCCGGGCTACGAGTTCGCCAACGAGTACCCGACCAACCAGTACCAGCCGGACAACCCGGCGCTGCAGCAGCCCGTGCTCTATCCGCGCGGCACGCTGGCGATGGCCAACGCCGGCCCCGGCACCAACGGCAGCCAGTTCTTCCTGGTCTACAAGGATTCGCAGCTGCCGCCGAACTACACCGTGTTCGGCACCATCGACGAGACCGGCCTGGCCACCCTGGACAAGATCGCCGGCGCCGGCGTGGAGGGTGGCGGTCAGGACGGTCCGCCGGCCACCAAGGTGCAGGTGAAGACGATCCAGCTGGACTGA